The Astatotilapia calliptera chromosome 4, fAstCal1.2, whole genome shotgun sequence genome segment TTGCTGAAAAGTCATACAGTGCACGAGGAGAACCCTCCTCTGAAAACTCTGGATTGGAGAATGGAGACCAAACTTTTGAAGTAATCATCGTTATGGACACTGTTAGCTTAGCACTAAATCGCTATGAGCCTTTGAATCGCATTTGGATAAGGTTTTATATTTGGTGTAGACATGAGAGCATCATTAACCTTGTTATGTTGTTTATGCCCTACTGTCAGTCATTAGTGTGATCGTAAGGTCATATCTGAAACAACTCTTCTACTTGTTAGATCAGCTTAGGCAAAAAGgaaacaggacacacacacacacacacacacaaatgctttCTAGGCTCATTCAAAATGCATCTGCTCCTCTAAGAGTGTGTTCACACAACCTTATTGATtagtatatttatttttcttccaacTCCTCTGCAGTTTGTTTGAGGAAAGGGCCAGATCTCATTCTAATCCATCTCCATTAGCATGTGTCCTCATTATGGGATGCAGCAGAGCACTCACACCATAGAAACTGATTCTACTAGGAGCAGCTCGACAATGTTTCTCTGTGCAGCAGGAGAACACTTTTTAGGTTTCTGGGTAAAAGGGAAGTGAACCAAGTTCCCAAACTGGTCGTGCCTCAGGTCTTCTTTGGGCAGAACCAGGCCAACGGTTCAACAAGGCCACAAAAATGAAGTTGCATCTTACAATCCACCATGTAGGAGTTTAAACATCTTTGCCAGGTCACAGACATTTTTATCAGTAATGACAACTTATTTGTGAACAACTCATTTGTGAGGAAAAGACCCACTGACTGATCTGCTTTTATGCTAACTGTGACAGGCCTAAATCTGGTCCTAGCACTGGAAAAAGCTGCTAAAATGCAGCCAGTTTGTAACCAGTAACCCAACTGGTGACCAAATTAAGGGATCCTGCAAAttcctcaaaaaaacaaaaacaattacacTCCTATTAGATTTCTTTTAATTAggctttattattattcaatttTCACTTTGACAAGAGCTGAAActtagtaaaaaagaaatattattaaaatgaattAGTTTTTTCAGAAACTTTAAGGACATTATTAGTTTATTGtatagaaaaaggaaaacagctgTGAATATCCCTCAAATATAATTTTCATATTGTGTCTGTATATCATCTCTCACACAGTTGATCTTGTCTGCTTTGACTGCTTGATGCTTTAGCTCTCTGGTGAGTAGATCTTGATGAGGTGTTGCAGTTCGGTGGGATATCCGGTGACTGGGCAGCGGTGGTTACTTTTCACGTATGTGTAAATGCAGCGGTAACAGAACACGAAGCCCGAGGTGGACAGCACGGTGGCATTGGTGTGGGGCTTCCTGCACAGAGGACAGTTCCTGCTTTCTGAGCCCAGCCCGCCCTGATCCTGCTGCAGGTGGAGCGGGGGTGGAGGAGCCGGCAGGGAGGTGAGAGCTTTCACTGTGCTGAGGTTCTCCGACGAGTACCACCACTCCAGGAACTGCAGGAAGAAAACACCCATAGAGAGGGAAGAGGAGACAGACACAGCCATGCCCCTCGCTGCTTGTGACATCATCCACCACGCTCTCTGCATCACGCTGTGAACACAGAAACAATGCATTGTGGGTGTttagcaatgtttttttttttatgacattcCTCATTCAAGAACTGTAAAAAATATCACtgagtgtatgtttgtgtggccTCAAATCAATTCACCAAATGAGCTAAAGCCACACAGTGCACATCAGCAAACATTAAACTTGATAAGTGTTTAAAGTACTTAAACCTTTGGCCAAACAAAGTGAAATTAATCTCACTGTCTGAATATTCTCTGTGAAAAACATCTGTTTTCTAATGTGTTGGATCTGAGCCATCCCAGCAGACAGGCTTGGACCATAAGGACACAACagttttgtggtttttacatCACTGACTAAATGCACTTTAATGCATGGAACGTTGTATCAGCAACATAGAGTTAAACAGGCTGCATGAAAAACTTCCTTCAGTTTAGAATCTGCAACTGGTGATCTATCTGGGTACAAAGCACACCTGTTAGGACACCACTGTGGGTAAAAACAGAGACAGCAAGGAGTTTGCGAGCTGTACCTTCCTCCAGCTGGTCTCCCGGGAGTCCTGGCTTTCCACTCCATGTCTCTGATATCTTGAGTGTTAAGTCGTTCCAGTCTGACCCCGGCCAGCCACAGGAGAGGACTGTGGGTCCTGGAGACTCCaaagacaaacagcagctgctgacAGAAGATCCAGGTCTGCCAGGCTGAGCTGACGTACGGATATGCTGCTACGGCCGCCCGGTACAGCCTCTGGCTCCTCGTCTGCGCCAACCGGATGGAGAAATCCTCCTCATCCCTCTGCCGTGCCAATGTAGCCTCTAGCTTGGCCTGCAGGTATGGCAGCaggcacagaagaagaagagaccACCAGCGGGATGTCCTGGTCATCCCGAGGCGCACAGGAAGTCTCTGCCTGCCTGAAACTCTTTTCAGTCCGTAGAAGTTCTCCGAGAAGGAGGCACTGCAGTTAGACAGGAAGTGGTTCTGAAGGAGGAGGTCCAGCAGCAGGTAGAGCTCATCAAAGCATCGCCACAGGAAGCCAAAGCGGGATGGGTTGGACTCTGCCAGAACCTGGAAAGGACACCAGGAGCTAGGCTGTTAGAACCCTAACACTGATCTATGGAAAGTATAAgtaccaccacacacacacgctcacttTGACTGCATGTTTCAGTGCCGGTCTGACCGCCTCCATCAAAGACTCCTGTGCCAGGACTTCAAACACTGATGGCTGCTCACTGACAACCGTGGATGTGAGATGGGCTCCGGCTTCAGCCATGgctgctgcacaaacacagcacagttACCTTTTACTGCCTTTTGTATGACCACTGCACTCAAGTCCAGACTGAGAGACTCTTCCATCTGTATCTTCCacctagagcagggcgatatggccaaaaatatttatcacgatatatatttgaaaatttgcgataacgatataacagacgatataattgatgcgagacaaaatacaactccacaacattactagcgcaaaaagacaaccttccatttattttcacttaaacaagaagctgttttttatgtacattaaagctttataaaaatgtatcagtgcaaatgcaaattccttgctgaaagtttaaccaaaaggcatttccagtagaaatgggctgacatatcctgagcatcaccatgtataatatccactgaagttaaaaagaggtgctttgcaacattaaactgcagtgtgcagtacgtatttttcggaccataaggtgcacgggattataaggcacattaagcgaaacaaagcagtcagataaatcaaactttattaaactcattcttcttgcttcctccacttctgtaccattgattcattaatgttgaattctctggcagctgctctattcccatgttgttgcagtatattaatgactaacctggtattgtggatggattatctcagttgttctcctgactgaagtttggtccgtttacagcatcctgccatgcgattgcatttgtctctaaccatgaagaaccttcacattaacttttataagtggaaaagtgttagtgttcgtcctccagcttcactgcttatgttatgctaacatagctgtgtcgctagcgatcacgtagcacatcattatatagcagctagcccaacttcagtaaccctacaaacttcactgctgtttagtttcctgtcttcatttatgttggaagtgatagcagagctgtacgtttgaattttttcagaaatctctcagtcagaacatgctatatcatgcttaggtaactagcgaaactagcgagctaacttccgctagcttcctgctaacttctaactccgttaaatgtaataacttttgttttcatggatgcctggaagttaaactttatagttacacctggtaaagcagcaatactgatcgttttattaaagatgaaagaatttagacagtttttaactctcagtgatgctgcagtgttgtttgacctgaaacatacggagtttaggacccagattactcccagatttaagagcatcttagtccgacaaatatgacaataacaacggccgcttgcatgttctgcaaaaaaatgtgctttgttgtgtatctgacggacaaacaccaaaccagttccacatcacggaagttgcaccatttttacaaaccaattctggttcatctgtttcactcaacaatcggccatgtgcgtatgaaaacaaaggcactgtgcatgcgcgttttactcccattctatcgcgatatttcattttcctatcgttgcctaacattataccggtattaccgtgaacggtataatatggcccagccctacttccaCCTTTCTGTTAATCTTTGAACACAGAGCGCAAAGCAGGGTTTACACTGGCATGGTAGAAGAAAATCACCATGTGGTGCTGCGTTTGAGGAACAGCTTGAAATGCACTTTCTTGGGAATCTCACGACTAATATTAACTTGAAATCTGTCAGTCAGTCacgtttaaacagttttaattCCCGTTTGAGGGGCAATTGTGCAGTTTTTATGTCCCGGCGCTcactaaaactaaaatttaTTCaagttagggctgctcaattaatcgaattttaatcacgattacgatctgggctttcaacgatcattaaaaatgactgagccgattattagcccctccctcgtgctttactctggcgctgctccgtgtggcaaatcgagcgcacctctctgcatttcgaacacgcgtcacaacaattaagaggacccaagggaagctcggaaagctatgcagaagttatttggagaggagagtgactgccattggttgaaaagagaggtaaaaaaaacttcagtgggtTCTGGGTTCGCGGAGTCGAGACGTGggtcaagtagacatagtgtgtaaactttgctacagtgtcgtagctgcaccacagagcaacactgcaaagttcactaaacatagatgtttacatttttcatttattttttatattgcaaacatttgcactgtaatcagtatttgcacactattttatattattttttaaagtcattattcaatacattgttattgttaaccctttaaatccctgtagaaccggagctgcgtaagctagcgcaataatttgttttgcatatgaaatcggaggagttgtacttacatcttatgccatcagcttgtcctcggtcacggtttgcttccacataaagctttgcaaaaactgcatgaaaagcgcttgcaggaacaaaaacataatattccagaaacacgctttgccgatctgatcagctgttcgtaacacttcccacattgaaaaagacgtcaacacgaactatcgcatgtccgccatttcttgtccgaaaccggaagtgacgtcatttttcgcggaaaatttagttttttacatgtaggccttaaaagcctatactggtgtttttataagtcatgtttgacttgttTCTGgaatgcttagaactcgaattgcactgctggaaatagtttattttgatgcacctgctgatttctttgcaaatttgcatcataggattgttttttgtttttcctgcagtatataaaaattgctgtatctccaaaataaaactatgaagacactcaaaataaatttcctgtggtgggaaactattttttgcaacttttttgtatttaaagttttgagggataagcctcttaaatttccccaagtagaaatatatgtaaaaaaaaaacaaaaacgattttcaatttttttgtagtttattgcacttttttgcaattaatgtagttactctggacttaatgcatacatattattaaaatatgggctatgaCAGTTGTATTGAtatatagcaacttgaaatgctcccaaaaatggcactacagcatgtaaaaaaaaaaaaaaaaaaaaaaaagctctggaggacttggttctatggtaggtcttaaagggttaaatgaatatcgtcaaataatcgagatcttaatttcagtgaaaataatcgtgattatcatttttgccataatcgagcagccctaattcAAGTTTGAAAATTGCTGCCCAAATGAGTCTTAGGAACTATTTTAAGGTGGCTGGAGCACAAAAAAGGAGGTTTCTATCGGGGCTTTGTGATTCACACTTATCTTGTCTCCCTTACAGAGATTCAGTAAGCAACATGACGGATACACGCGGCTGCTGCATGAACTTAGAACCGAGGTACAAGGTGCAAAGCTGGCATGACCTACTTCAGCGTGAGTTGTCCCTGAAGGCTGCATGTGTCGTTAAACGGCCCAGGTGTCTTCAGTGCAACACTCTAAAGTCTTTAAAACGCAAGCCGCGTATATGAGCATTTGTGAAACACTTAATATGTCAGTGACGTTTTGAAATGACGGCTGGTAAACACCAGCTAGTGTCGCATCTTACTCAGTGCTAACGCCAGGTAAGTAAAGCACTGGACAGGTGCTATTACcagtttaacacagtttaatagACTAAACAGTAAGAAGTACTGACGGCGCGGGGTAGCATTTACTTTTCACTACTTTATTTCTGTGGTCACACGTACCTTCCTCTGCTGGTTGCTAGCTCCCAGCTAGCAGGTCTGCATTAGCGTCGATTCTCTTTAGGCTCCTTCTAACTCACACGGCAGCGCTGAGCAAAACATTAGGACGGAGTTTGATTTTGTCCCATTTCTCTCCTCTCTCGCCCCACAACGTGTACTGTCCACAACAATTCACCATTTCCGTTTACACacgttctgtttttttcttcaacaaCGTCATCGCGCAAGAATACGTATGCGACTACCCTGTAACTCTACGGTGATTGGCTGTTTCGCTATCAAGCAACCGATGACGCTATAGATCCTAGGCCACCGATAGGTGGACGCAGCCAGGCGGTGCCAAATAATGGTAGTCTGCCAAAAAAAGATGATTGCCTGTATTTAAACCGTTGTAAATGACTTGTTGGCCTATAAGCTCCCAAACATATCTGTCATTAATTATATTAAGTAATTTTCAGCCCAAAAAATCACACTAGTCACAAGGTAGAAGATGCAACCAGTTTTTTGCAAAAGCGACGCTAcatcctttatttatacaggtaaAAAGTGCAATTGACCTTAAAAATCCACCTCAGGAAGAGGGAGAGTCAAGAGGGCAGTTATTAGACAACTATAAAATAACAGttgtttaaacatatttttaatttacGTTATTTACGGATTCATATTAATTACTTGATTTTGATGTATCGTCGATTTTAATCTGGGCAGCgtttttctttacattattcTATACATACAGCAGTCGAACAAAGCACCGAGTccaaataacacagagaaacacatagACCAATCAGGTAAATTGTAACACATCTTACGAGATGCAGAAGTCCGAAGTAGCAAAGTCAAGGAAACAGAAGGGAGGAGTTGAAGCTCATAGTTTACATGGGACATGTagtaaaggaagaagaaaagggtAAACCAGCTGcatcttttcattatttttattttaacttaaaGATGACCATTTTTTATACTTTTGAatgtaacatttattttaattaaaacaagaaattaagattgcattattttatttttacgcTACACCTTATTTCATTGTGGAAATTAATAATACACATTGGTGAACTAATGTGAGTTTGGCACTGATAGAAATTTTAGGctactttgttttacaagaaaaatgttcgccgCCCCCCCccactactaactcttttactcTACGTCCACACTTaaacgggtatttttgaaaacgccgCTGTTCgaacctttcgtccacacgtaaacggcatttcgaatcaccgaaaactgagattttttttttaaaacgccgtttttagcgtttacgtgtggacggggaatacagagttcgtcatgcaactcaaaggtatgtgccttttttcacgtcacgctgtgcgtcACGTTATTGTTtgcatgagatgaattgcagaatggcagatagagacaaaatacggttaatctgactatctacAGTTTTACACTctatacacacgcagttactgtcccccaatttagaaaggcagaggcgtcacagtgtaattattttatgtgtagttgtttttttcctgtgtaataatattcaacattgatATCAATACATTTCTCAAAAAAAATGCCTCTGTGTGCAAAATGGATTcaaaaacaactgtgggatactgttagTCCGTAATTTCGAGAGCACAGAGCATGCTCCCGACGAAAGGGAAACTAATTCTGTCGCAGAGACCTAcctggcacttgtgcaggtgaagccaaagggaagataagCTTCAGCATATTTACTAGCAtttggcttggaaggaagttggtttggaaacatatttggcgatgcttcatctccagctttgcgtttgtgtgggagccccgtcaaaaacctgtcaatgatgctagcagtgtccaagggttcttttttttctctttctttttgatCATCTTATATATATTCTCTTAATATGATGTCATCTAATCTATTTCTGGTTTTATCAAACAGCCACTGTGCCTTTAGAAGCAGTGACAAACCAGCAGGTGatataaaacacattattttatatacagtctgtgaaaCGTGATGGTTCTGCTTCCTTATCCGTTCTGCCCACATTTAGCCTGTGAAGGTTCCTCAATCAATCAGGAAGGAATTTTGGAGGCTGTCTTTGTGCTCTTTTCCTTGTTGTCTTGTGTCTAACATGGgtacct includes the following:
- the pex12 gene encoding peroxisome assembly protein 12 — encoded protein: MAEAGAHLTSTVVSEQPSVFEVLAQESLMEAVRPALKHAVKVLAESNPSRFGFLWRCFDELYLLLDLLLQNHFLSNCSASFSENFYGLKRVSGRQRLPVRLGMTRTSRWWSLLLLCLLPYLQAKLEATLARQRDEEDFSIRLAQTRSQRLYRAAVAAYPYVSSAWQTWIFCQQLLFVFGVSRTHSPLLWLAGVRLERLNTQDIRDMEWKARTPGRPAGGSVMQRAWWMMSQAARGMAVSVSSSLSMGVFFLQFLEWWYSSENLSTVKALTSLPAPPPPLHLQQDQGGLGSESRNCPLCRKPHTNATVLSTSGFVFCYRCIYTYVKSNHRCPVTGYPTELQHLIKIYSPES